The Synechococcus sp. RS9916 DNA segment ATTGCCAGGGTGTGCATCAACCTGCCCGGGTGGGAGGAGGTGCCTCTGGCGGATTGGTTGGAGCCGCGACTGCAGCGCCGCGTCACCCTCGCCAACGATGGCAACTGTGCCCTTGTCGGTGAGGCCTGGAAAGGTGCAGCCCAGGCTTGTTCCGATGTGGTGTTGCTCACGCTTGGCACCGGAGTTGGCGGTGGTGTGATGCTTGGCGGTCAGTTGTTCACTGGCCACAACGGTGCTGCTGCTGAGCCTGGTCTGATCAGCATTGATTACCGCGGATTGCCCTGCAACAGCGGCAATCGCGGCAGCCTGGAGCAGTTTGCTTCGATCGCGGCCTTGCGGCGTTTATGGGATGGGGAACCGAAAGAGCTGGCCCATCGGGCTGCTGCCGGTGACCCCGAAGCCTGTGCGGTCTGGGACCGCTACGGCACCACCCTTGGCATTGGCGTGAGTTCCCTGGTGTACGTCTTCACCCCTCAGAAAGTGTTGCTCGGTGGTGGTCTGGCTGCAGCGTCCGTTCATTTCCTGCCAGCTGTCCGGCGCGAGGTGGAGACTCGGGTGCAGTCCGTCAGTCGGGAGGGGTTGCAAATCGAGGCCTGTTCCCTGGGCAATAGTGCCGGTCGCTTGGGGGCGGCGCGTCTTGCCCTGGATCGCCTGACGCATGAAACGGGATGATGCAGCCAAGATGCCCCACCTGACGATGACCAGCCAGGCCGTTCCCGAACCCTCCGCTGAGCTCCTGCGTCTGGCCACTGGCGTGCGGCGTGCGGCCATTGATCTTGGCCAGACCACGGATCAACAGCGGCAGCAGGCGTTGGAAACAATGGCCGCGGCACTGGAGCGGCATCGGGAGCAGATCGCGGCTGCCAATGCCGCGGATCTAGAGCAGGCCGCCGCCGATGGCTTGGCGCCTGCTTTGGTGTCGCGCCTGAAGCTGGATCAAGACAAGTTGGCAGGGGCGATTGAGGGTGTGCGACAAGTGGCAGCCCTAGAGGACCCCCTCGGCTCCAGACAATTGCATCGCGAGCTCAATGAGGGGCTTGTGCTGGAGCGGATTACCGTTCCCCTCGGCGTTCTTGGGGTGATCTTTGAGGCCCGCCCTGATGCAGTGATTCAGATCGCATCCTTGGCGATCCGGTCTGGGAATGGGGCGATTCTCAAAGGGGGGCGTGAGGCCAATCGCACCAATCAGGCCGTGATGGAAGCGCTCAAAGAGGGATTGGCTGACTCTGTGGTGAG contains these protein-coding regions:
- a CDS encoding ROK family protein — encoded protein: MLSADQVIGVDLGGTAIKLARFDRQGELLAEDQIPTPQPAMPGAVCMAICEAIERLDPAREAAVVGIGLPGPMDAAARIARVCINLPGWEEVPLADWLEPRLQRRVTLANDGNCALVGEAWKGAAQACSDVVLLTLGTGVGGGVMLGGQLFTGHNGAAAEPGLISIDYRGLPCNSGNRGSLEQFASIAALRRLWDGEPKELAHRAAAGDPEACAVWDRYGTTLGIGVSSLVYVFTPQKVLLGGGLAAASVHFLPAVRREVETRVQSVSREGLQIEACSLGNSAGRLGAARLALDRLTHETG